The genomic window ACAACTGCATTTTTCCAGTTATCTCACATTGCCACCacttggtataataatataatgaatttaaaaattatttgatttaaaaaagtaactaCCAGCAAGTAAGCACCAGCGATATGACAACATCTTCTATTTCCAAGCCTGAGCATTaagaaatgattatttttagaacGGGATCCAAGTGACCatcgtattgtattttataatctatgagtcataaattataacaaacaacatcatttgtaaaatacaaatgaattaaaaattagaaggATATTGATTTACTCGATTTTagttgtcataatatattactgatCATCATCAATTGTTTTAGTGTAAAGTAGTACGTTTGTAGgtaggttatatattatatagtttttttgtatacatttacaacATATAATTCTCAATTTCTTGCTAACTATTAACTCGAAATTAGGTGgccattcaatttttttatttactttgtttGTTTCctacattaaattgtttttcttgacATGTGTTTCGCTTTGAATCTcttttacaatgtataaaaatatatttaagttggtAGAATAGATTTCTAACTAAAGTTTTCCGGCGAACGATTCCCAACAACGCGAGTATAAGGTCACTCTGAAGtagatgaaaataattgtgacCATATTTTTTGGCTTGTAATCGCAGTCATCAGgtcttaagaatattattgcataatacccagctattaaaatatagtagacTAGAATATTATCTAACGACTAGCATGATTGAAATGTCTTGTGAAAATGTGACcacctacttatataataatatacaaatagcgATGATAAtgcacaaaataatacattacactCAACACTCGCcataatatgctataatatacatgtataatgtattgtcaTATGTCTGTTTTACCAAGGCCATGATTGTATTTTCCAAGTCTAATATTGTATGACtgcatatttcataaaatcataacagtcataaataataagtaatataataataaactgtaaCTTACCTACcccaaaagtatttttataacaataacttaatacattattatttttattgaataatttaaaaaatatattcctattgcatatctatataaaattatatttttttttttttgaagtggaAACTTCTTTAGGCGCGTTTAGCATTTTTTGTGGGTACTAACTACTAAATTGAACCATACATTAATACCCCAGACTGATTGAAAATTAGTTTCACGTGACCAGTGTGGGTTAGTGTCATCCCTGTATCGatgattttgtttattcattataccATTGTtagtaaattttgatttatcacTCCAAAGAATACGATCGACAGACAATTAAAGGATTATAATGAAACTGAATATTAAACCAAGCTCTAAATTCTAATCTACGAGTAGAATCTCCTGCACGCAAATATtggtagatattatattatatataatattatgtatatcttcaccttatataataaaacgtgatatgtatatatgtaataaaaccgACAATGTGAGCATATTtctaacaaatttaaagtttgCCGTGTTCGGTTATCGACTACCCCCCGAACGGCCGAGACTCGAGGAGCATGCTGATATAAACACGATAAACTCTCATTCTACTGCAGTAATTCTCAACCGGGGTGACACAAAAAATCAACgagaaaaggaaaaaaaattgtaattaaatacatttttgcaaaaaaaatcacattattttattcatattaaaatcaacattttgtacatttttttttttgtgtatacggtactattttttttaataatagaataatttttaattatgcagctacgattgtttattattttgatgttaggGTGACGCAGTGTTTGATTCTAGTGGTTAAAGGTGACATGAATCAAAAAAGGTTGAGAGCTACTGTTCTACTGTAGCTCAATAAATGTGTAGGTTTTCTTTatcatattgttaaatatattatacttacatgttATGTatcacacatattatttaaacgcaTGTGAAtagaaactttaataataatttaccatcCAGTAAGTAGATACTAATTGTTTGACTAATTCAATAGCACaacttaataagtaattaaaactatttaataggtaaatagataaatttaattttactcacCTAATATGGGTAGTCAATTACTTTGTGACTATATTGGTGataaacataacaatacatagaacaacaaattattataataaatgtacatttGACAGGTATATATTTGAGTAGAATGTTTACaaggtttgtataatataatatatttagatctttaataataatttttaaacttattatcaaaaatattgattaaaaaaaaaaaaatttaaattaaaaaaataaaataagtcagattgttttaccaactatataaaatCCACGAGATGActcattattgtatatttgtatcttATCCacgtagtataaaaaaattgatataactcTGAAACTTAAGGTTTAGAATCTATATAAACTTACGTACACAATTATAGACCTACCGTAacagattttgttttatttttacttagccATTACgaagttcaaaattttaagCACTTTAGGGGGTTAGGTTAGTGATCACCGGATATATCATTCACATCTCCTTTCaagaaaaaatccaaaatacaCCACTGCTTCGAACTACTACGAATATATTGAATCTAGGAAAAAACGACACGAAAAAAAACGTCACGGTAAAAATTGACACAGGTAAAAAACGTCATGGAAAAAAAcgccaaaaatgtttttttttttttttatctaaaaatcataattataaaataaatattataaataatagtcttgaaaaaaaaacaaatatagaatattataattattaaggtatagtagttatataaaaaaaaatatacgaatatcGTATAGTAAATATGCTATAGCATTTGgtcaaaaatgttgtttgtctaaaaatcacaattattgtttttaagttaattaataaacgaaAAACGTCACGGAAATAAGCTAAgtagtatagtacctataatatcattagtatagttatgtatagttatgtatacagtataggTATTCGTAATATAGTATTGCGCCGTAGGTATTCGTAATATAGTATTGCGCCGTGGAAGTATTGTGAAAACAACTAGTTTCCACGGCGTCATCGGTTCAaaacattagaaaaaaaaaggtactataatattatactaaagaactatataggtaacaaCAATTAAAGGCCGAGTGTCTTATCGAACCCATTCCAAATATCTGTCGAAGAtaggatatatttatatatatttatacaaaaatatacgtaaaatcCTATAATCTATTGAGTATTGGCTATAATAAATAGCTttacaatttatgattttggaTAACAATGGTCAATGATAggagtacctatgtatataaattgaaacttTCATACATGTTGTGTCTATCCTAAATGTCACAGTTACATTTCGAcgtttttcaacaaattatttataataatattgtgtaattattttattatttaactttaaaataataattgtgatttttagataaaaaaaatatttttgactaaAGGCTGTAGCATAGCTGgacataggtatactatacgatattgatatattttttttatataacaggCAACagctatactataataattatacctactattctatacttgttttttttttcaaaactattacttttaatttttatttgacgtttatcttgtttataataatattgtgtcattattttattattaaacttaaaaacaaaaattgtgatttttagataaaaaaaaaacattttttgcgTGATGGTCCCTTGACCCTTATGGACACTGTTATATAGAAGACCGTGCAGAGTATACTTATGGATAATGATTATCATTTTGCTATCAGCCGTTATTCTTATCATTTCGGTTACATCACAGAATAACAAcagataaatgtaataattataatgttcaagCAGCAGCTGTTGCAAACTACACAAATGACCTCGATCGTTTTGTTTTGGAgaataagattaataatattttgttgttattgtgaTTCTTAACTTTGAAgtagaacaaaaataaagttcctttttttttattgacatttacagtggtattaaattgtatttattttttagtaaatgtttagtaaatattacgaGTAATCTATAGCCATTATTTCATCAGTTTAAACCGAGAAacaattttgatgaaaactGAACAGTATTATGGTAAGTCAAACAATTACTAATGTTGTtatgtttatgaattttgtttttatactttagaACACCATTAATACTAGGTGACATATTAACGGGTTTAAATTCATGGAtaacgtaaataaaaataactaaaactatCAGCAAGTAAGCGAGTTCTTGAATTTAAAACGGTTATAAGACTTATaacattactatttaaatatagtaattataatattatgcataaactTCAAactgaaattgttttatttatttttggtcaaaacacaaatatcaataaataaatgtttgctatcaaaatactttaatttacattttctttatatattgttgatgaatatattttttaatatattaaatattaatacttatttgatACACATttctatcaacatttataattatgttattcataaattacttattagaatagttattgataaattatattttctcatttttgtacctgtattctatattaagtggctattaaaagaaaattgttaattattgttacatattgtaataatgattatatatgatatcatatttttatgctaTGATATTGCTTAGCAATGtaacatcatataatattgtctttttATTCAAGTTCGATTAACTTTTTAGTTATACTGAAATGTGTTTGAtgattcattaatcattattaatttgacaattttttaattttttcagattGTTTCTATTTACATTACTTAATTGGAgataacaaacataatatttcatcaaataCTTGAGCATTGTATTGAAGACTGATTACCtacgtaattaaaaatgtcttttcAATCATTAGACCTTCTCCTTCAACAAGCAAATGTAtcggaaaataaaaactttacaaaaaaatcagacaagattaatttacaaacaccATTTGGTCTAAATGATTTGATGTTTGATGACAATGAGCTATATTCTTGCGACCAAGAAATTACATCTTCAATGTCAGAACTAAATCTTAATAATCAAATGAATGGTGAATGCCAAAACATATCAGATTATATAAGCaaacatttatcattattatcttcAGATGAACCTAAGCTCTCGGTTGtagaaaatactaataaaattgattcaaaACTACCTCTTTCTAACATGAAAagtgaaaatgtaataaacgaggtaataaataatataaaaagtgaaGATAAATTTAACTCTCAGCAACCTATAAACAATAAAGGTctctatgttaaaaaatacaaaatattccgTACTAAGTCATTAGCTAAAGTGCGGAAATCACCTTTAGAAAAACCAGATTCAGGTTTAAGTTTAACATTGGGACGAAAATACCCAAAATCAAGTTTAaacttaatgaataattatctttGTAATGTATTAATCAAAACGCGAAGCTGTgggttcaaatttaacacccCTTCTCCAGATGAATCAGTGTTATCTTGGATGGATATTGTTAGACAAAtgcctaataaataaattgttttgtgttATTGTGCtcctaaatacattttttgtaattttaatactattagatgtattattttgacaaattttctaaaattgaaaatgaataatgaataattttaacagttaaaaagtcactatattaaatattattaagtttttatcacTAATATcccataaatgtatatatatttattatttatataaagaaacattttaatttgttagttaTTTACGTAAATTTATgtactgtattataaattgtcaaCTAATTGAATGTTGAaactttgatatattattaattttaagatatttatattttaaataaatatatttacagtataattacaatatatttaataccatgactttaactatataatacgcaACCTGGtagatagttattataatgaatcaccaaatacttaaaataattaaaatctctcgactattttataacaacttaaaataaataataaggtgGTTGTGACgtcacattttaaattaaattatataatttctgaATATGACAAtccattcaatttaataactatttatgatttaatcattatttcttgagatatgttttaatgattacaaatttcattaagttataaaacttTCTAATGTCTTATAGATACTCtgatacaaacatttaatatcatttcttttgtttatattgtaaatacattaCTATGTATGTCTTATGAtactaagtttaaatttttttattagtgttgaaaattaaattttaacttcataAAAATGGAGATTagagtattatttaatgcCGTGATAAAGCTAAGAATATACAATACTCATCAAAATAAGCTGGTCAACATGCTGAACAATAACCATACTTgacaacattttgaaaaatgtttcaaaattattaaaaataatataatataatattatgacctatttaattatatttaaataaatacaaaaacactATCAATTTATTCCCTCATTCAATGTGTTCAAACACAATTTTCttattgtgaattaaattttgtcaataaaaatacttcaaaaactgttaataatatttataacaaaatacattttcgacATTTGTTAATAGCCAGATTTCTGTAGTTCTGTGttcatacctatatgtatacaagACATGCTACAGTTTAACcactgattttaataatattttattaatatttatttatgtatccaaaaaatatgtacagtaGCTTTATGCCTTTATTTACTCAAAATCTTAGTAATTAACATTGTATAACTTATATGTATCAAATTCGTTATCTATTatgctatgaaaaaaaatgtgaataatattttagctgtattaattatgtacataatttaaattgtacaaaattattaccaGAAACAGATTTAAagagtaggtacctagtcAAAAGGATGATTAGtgcaaagtaaaatatttgttataaagttattaatcattttaagtaAAGTTTTGTTCAGGTTTATGGCTCCTCAATTAAACCTCTGGAACAACTGGATCTACCACTAGTAGTAGTAAGTTGGTTCTATAAGTAGTAAAAAACAGTGGCGGACTATGAATACTTTGATAATTCCAAGTGTGTCATTGTTGAAAGTAAGTTATTcacacaaacaataattagaGGCATTCCTAAATGTGGCTATAGcctacagaaaaaaatattttgaagatattgtaaaaaaaagaaggtTCCCGAGTGCGTCCTATAATGACTCTCCCCCGGCCCCCTCCCCATTCTTTTTCCGAGTGGTTCGGAATAACTTGAATAAGGTATCGCCCGAGTGCGTCCCAAATGAAAAACGTCATATTTTGTCGTAGACCAAGTACGTCTCACTGTCTCAGTTCATTTAGTTACGCTGGCCGCTGGGTGACGGTATACCACGAGAAAGTGAACTAGCTTGCACACcacaaatatttgatttattattatttattttatttttttaaattttaggtgagtgtattaatgtatagccgtataagtataaagtatCGTATACCTACAACCAacctattatcaaacattttcaattgtaggtaatagccaataggtacctagctaagacttgaaaattattaattagatctTATAAATCGCTCTTATAGgatataaaaaacttaaaaaatacaaaatattgtatagtctTCTGAGTTCTgagtttaaattgtaaacgaaaaataatgattttagttattttatgtagtaaataataggtatataattattattaattaaaataaatgttaattattatttactgtataatataatagaattttcaaaatattaagactaattttaagttatatttataaaattatacacgtGATTTGTTTTTGGCAAAAATTagacatttgatttttttgggctatataaacgtatttttaattcacaaacaaatatatatacattttttataaccacagaacatattatatatctacattatacctactggTTACttaattggtttatttaaatataattaacaaagttTTGTGCTGTGAgctacataaataaaacagatatttgtatacatattacatagtatatttttatgatatcctacctacctatctagGTATTTTGGGGCAGGTAGAACCACCCACTACCAAAATTTTACAGAAGACTTGCTCCAAAATAATTCCTTCACAATGTTATAGTATTGAATTTAACACACCCACTACATAGACTAACTTGACACGTAAACGCTTAATGTATAGTaaagcggtacccacttgtatattctttagttattattttaggtcatcaaatttcaaactattagAGCCCTTGCCCCCttaggtttaattttattccaatttcgtaattagtaataatttacaagtgATCAGTGGTCTATTAAGAATgaagacaaaataataactatacgaTTAAACTCATAATAGACTACAAAGTCGTATAGACACTATTTGAGcacagattaaataaaaattatttaattttaaattttagttttatttaatctgtGATAtgagtatgaaatattttgagttttgaatgttttgattcaaataataaattaatgttgaattataatttgagcGGTTCGATTACAGTGCACGCCACACTGTAGTTGCATAACAAGCCTATTTTGGCGACACTGCATTTGAGACCGTACGAAAGTCGAAAACGTTCGGTACGTCGTTCGTGTTGTTTACatgttttggattttttttatcgtttctcCTCCGTTTCTTTTTCTTAGGCATAAGCCAGCCACAGTGGCTCttacaataatacttttattattattattactattattattattacatgatcATAAACATATTGAAACGCACCTATGCTACACATCCGAATTCCGAAATCTTCAATCGTTTAGTCGTTTACTGTAGCCTT from Aphis gossypii isolate Hap1 chromosome 1, ASM2018417v2, whole genome shotgun sequence includes these protein-coding regions:
- the LOC114129513 gene encoding uncharacterized protein LOC114129513; translated protein: MSFQSLDLLLQQANVSENKNFTKKSDKINLQTPFGLNDLMFDDNELYSCDQEITSSMSELNLNNQMNGECQNISDYISKHLSLLSSDEPKLSVVENTNKIDSKLPLSNMKSENVINEVINNIKSEDKFNSQQPINNKGLYVKKYKIFRTKSLAKVRKSPLEKPDSGLSLTLGRKYPKSSLNLMNNYLCNVLIKTRSCGFKFNTPSPDESVLSWMDIVRQMPNK